A region of Neovison vison isolate M4711 chromosome 7, ASM_NN_V1, whole genome shotgun sequence DNA encodes the following proteins:
- the LOC122914117 gene encoding olfactory receptor 51S1: MSTFPNQIAPNNTSMAPTFLLVGMPGLSAVPSWWTIPLITIYLLSALGNSTILWVIALDSTLHRPMYFFLFLLSVSDIGLATALMPTLLGLAFAGVHVVPASACLLQMFFVHVFSVMESSVLLAMAFDRAVAICRPLHYPTLLTNDVVSKIGLAMAFRCLGLHLPLPFLLAHMPYCHPQVLTHSYCLHPDIVHLACPGAWSAVYSLFVVLSAMGLDPLLIFFSYGLIGRVLQGLGSSEDRWKAGQTCAAHLSAVLLFYVPMILLALIDRLQVPVPQPAHTLLSYVHFLLPPLINPILYSVKMKEIRERILKRLQPKKVACAQ, translated from the coding sequence ATGTCAACATTCCCCAACCAGATAGCCCCTAATAACACTTCAATGGCCCCCACTTTCTTGTTGGTGGGCATGCCAGGTCTGTCAGCTGTACCTTCCTGGTGGACGATACCACTCATTACCATCTACCTTCTCTCTGCCCTGGGCAACAGTACTATCCTCTGGGTCATTGCCCTAGATTCCACCTTGCACCGCCCaatgtacttcttcctcttcctgctgagTGTGTCTGACATTGGCTTGGCCACAGCCCTGATGCCCACCCTGCTGGGTCTTGCCTTTGCTGGTGTCCATGTTGTCCCTGCATCAGCGTGCCTCCTACAGATGTTCTTTGTCCATGTCTTTTCTGTCATGGAGTCCTCTGTTTTGCTCGCCATGGCCTTCGATCGAGCAGTAGCCATCTGCCGCCCTCTCCACTATCCAACGCTCCTCACCAACGATGTCGTTAGCAAGATTGGCCTGGCTATGGCTTTCCGATGCCTGGGTCTCCACCTGCCACTGCCATtcctcctggcccacatgccctactGCCACCCACAGGTTCTGACCCATTCTTACTGCTTGCACCCAGATATAGTCCATTTGGCCTGCCCAGGAGCTTGGAGTGCAGTCTACAGCCTCTTTGTGGTTCTGTCAGCCATGGGATTAGATCCCCTGCTTATTTTCTTCTCCTATGGCCTAATTGGCAGGGTGTTGCAAGGTTTGGGATCCAGCGAGGATCGCTGGAAGGCTGGTCAAACCTGTGCAGCCCACCTCTCTGCTGTGCTCCTCTTCTACGTGCCCATGATCCTCCTGGCCCTCATTGACCGTCTCCAGGTGCCAGTACCTCAGCCTGCCCATACTCTCCTCTCTTATGTCCActtcctgcttcctccactgATAAACCCTATTCTCTACAGTGTCAAGATGAAGGAGATTAGAGAGAGAATACTCAAGAGGTTACAGCCCAAGAAGGTGGCTTGTGCTCAATGA
- the LOC122914120 gene encoding olfactory receptor 51H1-like: MTMNSNASQANHHSFILTGIPGMPDKNAWMAFPLGFLYTLTLLGNGTILVVIKVDESLHEPMYYFLSILALTDISLSMSTLPSMLSIFWFNAPEIPFDACITQMFFIHGFGVVESGVLVSMAFDRFVAIRDPLRYASVLTHGIIGKIGIAVLIQAICVVFPVPFLIKRLPFCCSNVLSHSYCLHQDAMRLACASTRINSLYGLIIVIFTLGLDALIILFSYVLILKTVLGIASRDERLKALNTCLSHICAVLLFYIPLIGVTMIHRFGKHLSPVVHTLMANIYLLLPPVLNPIVYSVKTKQIRRRIINMFQRKMNRT; this comes from the coding sequence ATGACAATGAACTCAAATGCATCACAGGCCAACCATCACAGTTTCATTTTAACAGGTATCCCTGGGATGCCAGATAAAAATGCATGGATGGCCTTTCCCCTGGGATTTCTCTACACACTAACTCTCCTGGGAAATGGTACCATTTTGGTTGTCATCAAGGTTGATGAGAGTCTCCATGAGCCTATGTACTACTTCCTCTCCATCTTGGCTCTCACTGATATTAGTCTCTCCATGTCCACCTTGCCCTCCATGCTCAGCATCTTCTGGTTTAATGCCCCTGAGATTCCCTTTGATGCATGCATCACACAGATGTTTTTCATCCATGGATTTGGAGTGGTAGAATCAGGAGTTTTAGTGTCCATGGCTTTTGACAGATTTGTGGCCATCCGAGACCCATTACGCTATGCTTCTGTCCTCACCCATGGCATCATTGGAAAGATTGGAATAGCTGTCCTCATCCAGGCAATCTGTGTAGTATTCCCTGTTCCCTTCCTTATAAAGCGGCTACCGTTTTGCTGTTCCAATGTCTTGTCTCATTCATACTGTCTCCACCAAGATGCAATGCGGCTAGCCTGTGCCAGCACCCGCATTAACAGTCTCTATGGACTCATCATAGTCATCTTCACATTGGGGCTAGATGCCCTCATCATTCTCTTTTCTTATGTGCTCATCCTAAAGACTGTGCTGGGCATTGCTTCCAGAGATGAAAGGCTCAAAGCCCTCAACACCTGCCTCTCTCACATCTGTGCTGTGCTCCTCTTCTATATTCCTCTCATTGGTGTCACCATGATCCACAGATTTGGAAAGCATTTGTCACCAGTAGTCCACACACTCATGGCCAATATCTATCTGTTACTCCCCCCTGTACTCAATCCCATTGTCTATAGTGTGAAGACCAAGCAGATACGAAGGCGGATCATAAACATGTTCCAGAGGAAAATGAACAGGACTTAG
- the LOC122914119 gene encoding olfactory receptor 51H1-like, translating into MADNNHSYFQHPYFVLTGIPGLEQKYYWMAFPLGAIYVIALFGNGVIISTIKSESSLHIPMYYFLCMLALADMGLALCTLPSMLGIFWFNHKSIAFDACLVQMYFIHTFSAIESGVLVAMALDRVVAIWNPLRYGTTLTNGVVCRTGAVILTRAVCVVFPVPFLIKRLPFYRSNILSHSFCLHQDVMRLACASTRVNSLYGLIAVIFTKGSDSLSILLSYVFILRTVMAIASGEGRLKALNTCVSHICAVLIFYVPLIGVSVIHRFGKHLSPLTHALMANAYLLVPPVLNPIVYTVKTKEIRKKIIQIFVQSKITAEG; encoded by the coding sequence ATGGCAGATAATAACCACTCTTATTTCCAACACCCTTACTTTGTCTTAACTGGAATTCCAGGGCTTGAACAAAAGTATTATTGGATGGCATTCCCATTGGGTGCTATATATGTCATTGCTCTCTTTGGCAATGGTGTCATCATCTCTACCATCAAGTCTGAATCATCCCTGCATATCCCCATGTACTATTTTCTGTGCATGCTGGCATTGGCAGACATGGGGCTTGCCCTTTGTACTTTGCCCTCTATGCTAGGCATATTCTGGTTTAACCACAAGTCCATTGCCTTTGATGCCTGCCTTGTTCAGATGTACTTCATTCACACCTTCTCCGCCATTGAATCTGGCGTGCTGGTGGCCATGGCCCTTGATCGGGTTGTAGCCATCTGGAACCCGCTCAGGTATGGTACCACCCTAACCAATGGTGTGGTCTGCAGAACAGGGGCAGTCATCTTGACAAGGGCAGTGTGTGTGGTCTTTCCTGTGCCTTTCCTCATCAAACGACTTCCCTTCTATCGCTCCAAtattctctcccactccttctgcctccATCAAGATGTCATGCGCCTTGCCTGTGCCAGCACCCGGGTCAACAGTCTCTATGGCCTCATTGCTGTCATCTTCACCAAGGGTTCTGACTCcctctccattctcctctcctaTGTGTTCATACTCCGAACAGTAATGGCCATTGCCTCAGGAGAGGGCCGGCTGAAGGCACTCAACACCTGTGTTTCACACATCTGTGCTGTACTCATCTTCTATGTTCCACTTATTGGGGTGTCTGTCATTCATCGTTTTGGAAAGCACCTTTCACCACTGACTCATGCCCTCATGGCTAATGCCTACCTTCTCGTACCCCCTGTGCTGAACCCTATAGTCTATACTGTGAAGACCAAGGAGATACGAAAGAAAATCATCCAAATATTTGTTCAAAGCAAGATTACTGCAGAGGGTTAA